A single region of the Candidatus Hydrogenedentota bacterium genome encodes:
- a CDS encoding glycosyltransferase family 9 protein: MNRILDRSMRAARWRVKGLLGLPRTIRVEICWRLGDEIMALPVYGGLRKAFPDCRIAVSCNFPELLEGNPAVDAVNERMTPDRCILLRSGPRTEIRIAHYARLAGIPIPAERPRLHLTDWSAPSVARYGGRFVAVAPGASWAIKRWPLDRWRALCEIIEAYGFPVVELGRNDEPIGVRHSLMGQTTVREAACILHAARLLVCCDSGLMHLARAADTPVVALFGPTNPSILMPGDDGLKAILSEEPCQGCWNNGQTEAAPGHCIRGRPTCLERITVDEAWARVQPLLT; the protein is encoded by the coding sequence ATGAACCGTATTCTCGATCGGAGCATGCGCGCCGCCCGCTGGCGGGTCAAGGGTCTGCTTGGCCTCCCGCGCACGATCCGGGTTGAAATTTGCTGGCGTCTGGGCGATGAAATCATGGCGCTTCCGGTTTACGGCGGACTCCGAAAGGCGTTTCCGGATTGCCGGATCGCCGTGTCGTGCAACTTTCCCGAACTGCTCGAGGGCAATCCCGCGGTGGACGCGGTCAATGAGCGCATGACGCCGGACCGTTGCATCCTGTTGCGCAGCGGGCCGCGCACGGAAATCCGTATCGCGCATTACGCGCGCCTGGCGGGCATTCCAATACCGGCGGAACGTCCGCGGCTCCATTTGACGGACTGGTCCGCGCCGTCCGTCGCGCGATACGGCGGGCGTTTCGTGGCGGTGGCGCCGGGCGCCTCGTGGGCGATCAAGCGTTGGCCCCTGGATCGCTGGCGCGCGCTGTGCGAAATCATCGAGGCGTACGGCTTCCCGGTCGTCGAATTGGGCCGCAACGACGAGCCCATCGGGGTTCGACATTCGTTGATGGGGCAAACGACGGTTCGCGAAGCCGCCTGCATTCTTCATGCGGCGCGGCTGCTTGTTTGCTGCGATTCGGGACTGATGCACCTTGCCCGCGCGGCCGACACGCCCGTGGTGGCATTGTTCGGACCCACGAATCCCTCTATACTCATGCCCGGCGATGACGGCCTGAAGGCCATTCTGAGCGAGGAGCCGTGCCAGGGATGTTGGAACAACGGCCAGACCGAAGCGGCGCCGGGGCATTGCATCCGGGGCCGGCCAACCTGTCTCGAACGCATAACCGTGGACGAAGCATGGGCGCGTGTGCAGCCGTTGCTAACATAA
- a CDS encoding 3-ketoacyl-ACP reductase → MGKAVALVTGASRGIGRGIALELAARGYDIAAMATRLEGPLRETAARIEALGARCLPVIGDLADLACHASLLDEALAAFGRIDLLVNNAGVAPATRLDILDTTTESYDRVMGINLRGPFFFTQRVARQMIRQTHDDSASRPSIVFITSISADTASPNRAEYCVSKAGLSMVARNFAVRLAEYGINVYEIRPGIIATDMTAGVREKYDRLIADGLLLQPRWGTPEDIGKAVAALAEGAFGYATGAVIEVGGGFGVKRL, encoded by the coding sequence ATGGGCAAGGCAGTAGCGTTGGTAACGGGCGCGAGCCGGGGTATCGGACGCGGCATTGCGCTCGAACTGGCGGCCCGCGGGTACGATATCGCCGCGATGGCGACGCGGTTGGAAGGACCGTTGCGGGAAACGGCCGCGCGCATCGAGGCGCTGGGCGCGCGGTGCCTGCCGGTCATTGGCGATCTGGCGGACCTCGCCTGTCACGCCAGCCTGCTCGACGAGGCGCTGGCCGCGTTCGGGCGCATTGACCTGCTGGTGAACAATGCGGGCGTCGCGCCGGCCACGCGGCTCGATATTCTCGATACGACGACGGAAAGTTACGACCGTGTGATGGGAATCAATCTTCGCGGACCGTTTTTTTTCACGCAGCGGGTGGCGCGGCAGATGATCCGGCAGACACATGACGACTCGGCGTCACGACCGTCCATCGTGTTTATCACGAGCATCTCGGCGGATACCGCCAGCCCGAACCGCGCGGAATATTGTGTCAGCAAAGCCGGCCTGAGCATGGTCGCGCGGAATTTCGCCGTGCGCTTGGCCGAGTACGGCATCAATGTGTACGAAATCCGACCGGGCATCATCGCCACCGACATGACCGCCGGCGTCAGGGAAAAATATGATCGCCTGATTGCCGATGGGTTGCTGCTCCAACCGCGCTGGGGAACGCCCGAAGACATTGGAAAGGCCGTGGCCGCGCTGGCCGAAGGCGCATTTGGATATGCGACCGGCGCCGTCATTGAAGTCGGCGGAGGATTTGGCGTCAAACGATTGTAA
- a CDS encoding glycosyltransferase family 4 protein, producing MKVLFLTLYPDVAASSRYRVAQFVPYLESRGISCTVACPLTAPEWDALTGPNRRHRPFWYHARETVRRVGQILGARRYDVVFVQKAIMTAYVRGLPELLRAQARRLVYDMDDAVHLAPPHPLPPVCRPIEDRSQILRLFAMADLVLAGNAWLAEAAKGAGARVEHFPTVVDTNRFTPGPPQDAFRIGWIGNASTTVCLAPAAGALAAMRGSVRLVGADAARVPFDGAEVAPWSLDRELETIRSFSAGIMPQPKEEWMRGKCALKALQYMACSVPCVATPFGAVLEFMRHDENGIFADNDAEWLDAFARLRDPALRRRIGEAGRATVEERYALCDAAPRLLGLLRSLP from the coding sequence GTGAAAGTCCTTTTTTTGACACTCTATCCCGACGTGGCCGCGAGTTCGCGGTACCGGGTGGCGCAATTCGTGCCGTATCTCGAATCGCGCGGCATTTCATGCACGGTTGCATGCCCGCTGACGGCTCCCGAATGGGACGCGCTTACCGGGCCGAACCGGCGGCATCGTCCCTTCTGGTATCACGCGCGCGAAACGGTTCGCCGCGTCGGCCAAATCCTCGGCGCGCGCCGTTATGATGTGGTCTTCGTCCAGAAGGCCATCATGACCGCATACGTCCGGGGGTTGCCGGAATTGCTGCGCGCGCAGGCGCGCCGGCTCGTTTACGACATGGACGATGCGGTTCATCTCGCGCCGCCGCACCCGTTGCCCCCCGTCTGCCGCCCCATCGAGGATCGCAGCCAGATCCTCCGCCTGTTCGCGATGGCCGACCTTGTGCTCGCGGGCAACGCATGGCTGGCCGAAGCGGCGAAAGGCGCCGGCGCGCGTGTCGAACATTTCCCGACAGTCGTGGACACGAACCGTTTTACTCCCGGCCCGCCGCAGGACGCGTTCCGCATCGGCTGGATAGGCAATGCGAGCACCACCGTATGCCTCGCGCCCGCCGCCGGGGCATTGGCGGCGATGCGGGGATCCGTGCGGCTGGTCGGCGCGGATGCGGCGCGCGTGCCATTCGACGGCGCCGAAGTCGCGCCGTGGTCGCTCGATCGCGAACTCGAAACGATCCGATCCTTTTCCGCCGGCATCATGCCGCAACCCAAGGAAGAATGGATGCGCGGCAAATGCGCGCTCAAGGCGTTGCAATACATGGCCTGTAGCGTGCCCTGCGTGGCGACGCCGTTCGGTGCGGTTCTCGAATTCATGCGCCATGACGAAAACGGGATCTTTGCGGACAACGATGCGGAATGGCTCGATGCCTTCGCCCGCCTGCGCGACCCCGCGCTACGCCGGCGTATCGGTGAAGCGGGCCGCGCCACCGTCGAAGAACGCTACGCGCTATGCGATGCCGCGCCGCGCCTGCTCGGCCTGCTGAGGTCGCTGCCATGA